The DNA window CCCCAAGTTAACCATTAATGACATTAGCGCCTGACACTCTGAAGTCCTTTACTTTATTCTTATTCTGTTTGAAGTGAGACACTAATATAAACATTATGGCATTTAATATACACACAGCCGGCTTCAGAGAGGAAATATTGAGTTAATGTTTTAAATGCGCGCTCTCACGGGAAaactgttttgtgttttcgGATAGGTGTATCATGTCGATAAAATACTTTATGTTTTATCAGTATAAAAAAAGATTGATAGACGTCGGGCTAAATGCTATCGTTTCATTTTGGCGCGTGTCACGCACTTAGAGGAGCATTGTGTGACATATTGATTGAGATTTTAAAGGTGGCAATGATAGATTTCCGCTTTTGCGTAGATGCAAGAGTTTAAATATATTCCAGCGGTAATCAAGCTAAGCTGAAGCCATTAATTTTGCCTGGCTTAACGGATATTTTTAGCAAGCATTTCTAATATCTTCTTAACCTGTGAAAGTTTGTCACCCACTGttcgacattttttttttcatttcattttttaaggGGGGCACTAGAAGTAAATCTGACGAGGCAGCGTATAGTCgggatcttttttttttaccttttttcctTTGCTGTGCTTCAATACTTCGCAGAAGTAGAAATTATTATTCATTAgtctacgaaaaaaaatctttcaaaCATTGCACGCCTTTAATCTATTAGTCGCGAGTTGGTATCCTTCCTTTCCTTTGCTGTGCTTTAATACTTCGCAGAAGTAGAAATTATTATTCATTAGTCTACGAAAAAAATCTTTCAAACATGGCACGCCTTTAATCTGTTAGTCGCGAGTTGGTATCCTTCTGTTCGGTGCTCACGGAGACGTGGACGAAAAAAACCACCCTGTGTGAATTGTGAAAAAATCTCCTGGTGgtatatatttttctatttcgATGATTTTTTGGGCTAAAAATTGTGGATATTGGaatgaacaaagcaatcaaattCAGCTATTGAGGGACCGCAAATCCCAGTTTCAGATGTATTGTCAGATCTTTATTGTCTGGCAAAAAATGCGAGGGAGAATTCGACTTTTCTTTTTGATCTGAATTAAAAACCACGGAAAATAATCTTTATTATATATAGATTTTGGCAAATCAAACGCAAAAATTAAATGCCGCACGTAGTTTAATGCGCGTGCagcaaaataattaaaacacaTTAGTCACGCAGTATTTCACCTTTCTTTTATAATGATATACTGTTTGATACCattaatttgtaaaaaaatattatatattcgATATGAACAAACGCCAGACTCTACTAACTCCTACGCAGAAGGCTGCAGCGAAATAATACTGACTCGAACAATATGTTTTTCTATTGCCTTCATCTTTGACAATATTTATAACACCTCAGTGTGTGGCAAAAAATTAATTTACCGGAAAATACATAAACAAAAGCATTTAGCTGCGTTGATCCAAAACTTGAACCTAAAATAATTTGCTTGCCACTAGCGAGCTTATCCGTAATAATGTTTGGCCTAAAATTTAGTACGGGTTTATTCTTGCAAATCAATTCCCAATCTCGTTCTAAAAGCCCACGTACCTTTGTGCCAGCGGCATGGCAGGCGGTCGTGGGCTTCTGAGATAAGATCAGCAATCCCTGACCATGTGTttgttgcgcatgcgcagggcTGTGTTCACCTATGACGAGAGTAACACTATCTGTCTGCACAAGTCTGGCAAGGAGTACGACGAGTTTCTAGCCGAGTTCGACGGTGAGATCTTGCGTTACAATAGCATTTTGCGTGACAAACACCTTGTGCGACGTAAACGGtaaccggggggggggggggggggggggtttgttTGATCTCACTCGCCCTTTTTCTTCATCCAGCTGCGACGTATATTCAGCGACGCTGTATTCGAAGGCGCAGTGTCCAACATTTAGACTGAATTAGATATTTTACAGACGTTCCACACCCTTCCCTTCTTAGGCAGAAATAAAATACACGAGCCGAAACCCCTAAGGAACACtcaaaataatttcttttgttaAGGTTTGGTGCTGGAATTCATTGAAAGGGTACGAGGAATCTAGGATAAAGAGCATTGTTAGCACGTCTTCTTGAAATACGCTGTTATAATACCCCACTAAGCTTTGCAAAAGACACAAAGTGCTCAGGCGCGTACCAAGGGGGGTAGgcagggtgcgcgcacccTTCCCCCATTGGCGACCAaaaaatgggtcatttcttattaaggaatcttcaaacacTATGATTTTATTTCAGAGTCTGATCGGGCGTACGCTTACGTCAGGATAGAGACTGGGGACGAATTGAGCCGGAGGGCAAAGTTTGCTTTTATCACGTGGGTAGGCCCCAGTGTTTCGCCCCTCAAGAAGGCCAAGGTCAGTACGGATAAGGCGTTCGTCAAGCAAGTCCTTCAGGTAAGGCTCATTATTGCCTTTAAAGCGGctttgtcaccagtttacttgcGGTCGGTtatgtaacaatctccgattataacggaaaatgcaaaaaaagtttctttgaggatgtgactgttTATTtaaagcggatggcctgttaaatagcgcggatatTCTTTTGTATCTTGTCGGTTGAAGTTCCCGTCGGCCctccgaaagtaaactggtgcgaTTGCCCCCCACTTGCCTGCTCTCTGAGAGTACCCTTTTATCCCTCCCCCACTCTCCTCCAAATTGCGAATACGGCGTGAGAGGCGGCCGCTTAAGTTTATTCTTAGAGCTCACAAATAAGAATGGTCCGTAAATGGGACAAATGCGACAACTCATAGCGCGGAAAATGTGTCTGTATGTGCGGTGTCAAATGGGGggcgtggggggggggggcgtccACTTGCAGTGAAATTTAGGAAGGAATGTATGGGAACTGTACCTAATAATAAATGTCAGGGTAAGGTGCTAACAGTGCAGAGACTTTCTTTCTCggtctccgcgacgccctgggtcctcGCTATAAAGTAAAAAAGAATGATTTTGCCATTTCGTAACACTATACAACAAACACAGTTCAGGGAAACTCCTGTTTAATATAGATATGTTGCAAGCGCCCAGCGAGCAGTAATCACTGCTGAATGACATAGAGGATACTATAAAGTAAAAGAAAGCTAATGTACGCGGAAAGGCGTTTAACaatatttcttatttaataTTTGCCCAGAATTTTGCTGTTGAGATCCAAGCTGACGACAAAAGTGAGCTACAATACGACCACGTCAAGAGTGTGGTGCAGAAAGCTGGAGGGGCGAATTATGGCACCGGACAGTAGGACATGGCTGATGCTGGGTCTATCTGGGATACCTCGCACCATACCCAAATACATAccttaaacattttttatttttgaggGAACATCATTTTCAATCGTGGTTTGACAATGATGTTTCAACTCTCAGAATTCATAGTATTGCGAAAACATGCATTTGACTAAATCTTTACATATTATGAATAAAGGAAGTTTTTATTTGTTGATATTGTGTGATCgatataatataaatatgttTAGGTGAATGCAAACAAAAGGGGAACCAGGAGCGTAGCCAGTTTTATAAGTGAGAGGTGGGTTAGTGtacccaggcccgtagccagggggggtagTGTACctaggcccgtagccaggggggttagtgtacccaggcccgtagccaggggggttagtgtacccaggcccgtagccaggggggttagTGTACCCAGGCTCGTAACCAGGGGGGTTAGTGtacccaggcccgtagccaggggggttagtgtacccaggcccgtagccaggggggttcgtgtacccaggcccgtagccagggggttaGTGTAcccaggcctgtagccagggggggggttAGCGTACctaggcccgtagccaggggggttagtgtacccaggcccgtagccaggggggttagtgtacccaggcccgtagccaggggggttagtgtacccaggcccgtagccaggggggttagtgtacccaggcccgtagccaggggggttcgtgtacccaggcccgtagccaggggggtttGTGtacccaggcccgtagccaggggggttagtgtacccaggcccgtagccaggggggttagtgtacccaggcccgtagccaggggggttagtgtacccaggcccgtagccaggggggttagtgtacccaggcccgtagccaggggggttagtgtacccaggcccgtagccaggggggttagtgtacccaggcccgtagccaggggggttagtgtacccaggcccgtagccaggggggttagtgtacccaggcccgtagccaggggggttagtgtacccaggcccgtagccagggagGTTCGTGtacccaggcccgtagccaggggggttcgtgtacccaggcccgtagccaggggggttagtgtacccaggcccgtagccaggggggttagtgtacccaggcccgtagccagggggatTAGTGtacccaggcccgtagccaagGGGGGTTAGTGtacccaggcccgtagccaggggggttagtgtacccaggcccgtagccaggggggtagtatacccaggcccgtagccaggggggttagtgtacccaggcccgtagccaggggggttagTGTACcaaggcccgtagccaggggggtagtgtacccaggcccgtagccaggggggtagtgtacccaggcccgtagccaagGGGGTTAGTGTACCAAGGCCCGTAGCCAGTGGGGTAGTGtacccaggcccgtagccaggggggttagagtacccaggcccgtagccaggggtgtaagtgtacccaggcccgtagccaggggggttcgtgtacccaggcccgtagccaggggggttcgtgtacccaggcccgtagccaggggggttagTTATTCAGGGGAGTTTAGTTATTCAAGCGGCCCTCGAGCTTCTTCGGCCTCGAGAACAAAAAAGGACTCGTGCAAAAGAAAAGCAAACGTGCCTGTACGGCACTGTTTTTATTGTActggtaaaaaaataagaatataGGTTACTTTTTGATTGACACAACCTCAGTTGCAATGGCACCAAACAGGGCGTcccgacatgacggaaaacaTGACTTGACGTTTCCAATAAGCTCGTTTCACATCACAAAAGGCGGAAAATTCCCCTAAGTACTTGTGAGtaatgtaaaacaaaatatcaaatgcatttttttgtaattgatgcgactttttgtaaagtctcaaatttgagcttttcgccCCTGAGCttatacatagcgcaaggatgatcaaggaaaaaaatttcataaaaagtcaaaatctgggtatgtgcattttggcctcacgttattcgtgttttaaaaagagaaaataagtCTTTTTGAAGTGCGCGTGTTtagggtttttccgtcatgtcgtgcGTACTCCAAACAACTATTCACAGTAAAATTTTGGATGGATCCATTACTGCCCTTTTGAATGCTTCTGGTAGATACtgtgtttacatttttttcgttaaactaaaaaaatatactttaaaaaaatatctacattgaaaaatattaatgtcactttatttttattaaacctAGAGCAGTTTCTTTTATAAACTatctaccttattacacttaattttcgcgacgtcaaaatttcgcgattttgagatggcgatatttcgcgacactttattttcgcgattttcctattttcgtaaaaatcagatcactttatttttgcgattttgggataataaaatcaaaaacaagtggaattaaaatgtgctgtaatcattaaatctgaaacaatttgtaacaaaatgaTGGGCTAAATTTAGATTAAATAAAATCTATTAATACAAGTCGAACTCTACCCCTtaccgtactatatgtacattagttgactaaatagacaaggcgTTTCCATAAAACGTCCAATTTCCCCCAAAAGCTccttgtgtactcacttaattttcgcgcatccTAATTTTGGCGACActattttcgcgtcactttattttcgcgaatcttttaaaatcgcgaaattaaagtgacgcgaaaattaagtgtaataaggtatatAATGTACTAAAACTACAATATGATTCTTTCTagatatttactgtatttcaaaGCCTTTGTGAAAAAGCGATACCATCTGATACATGTTGGCCACATCGAGGAACAAAACAGATAGTGATTTTTGTGTGCTACGTTGCTTGAAATTGCACCCCGGGGAGTGTTATACAAATTTTCTAGTCCCTCCATGGCGGAAAGCCTGACTCGCTCGCCCCTCcatttgtacaaaaaaaaattgtcgtttgGCGCCTAATCTAACTTTTCTCAGGAGGAAAAGAAGTGTTTTTACCCTCAAAAACATTGCACTGCTTGGGCCTGAACCTAGAAGACCTCCCAGCTCTTGGGTTCCTTTATAGGTTTCTTGGGTGTGAACGTGAGGTCCTTTATCTTGACTCGCTCTCTCGCCTGCTCTATCTCGGAGATTGAAAGCGGTTTGTTCATGATCGACTTGAGCAGTTTGGCAAAGAAAGGGATGTACGCGAGGAACCCAACAAAGTCGATGTAACCTAgaggaaaataaaagaaaaatgttgaaaagaaTTAGCATTCCGATTAAGGTAAGGATGAAAACTAACGTGAAGACAGAGCTTATTAGAGCTGCCGAAACTAAAAGGGCAGGTTTAAGGTTAGAGCAACAGTACCAACAAGAAACATTCAGATAAACAGGATAAAGAAAGTGAAAATTAATAAGAAATTGAGTGTTGCCGTTTAGGGTGAATACGAGAGTAAAGTGAAGGTAAAGTTACCTTGATGGTGAATACGAGAATAAGGTGAAGGTAAAGTTACCTTGATGGTGAATACGAGAGTAAAGTGAAGGTAAAGTTACCTTGATGGTGAATACGAGAGTAAGGTGAAGGTAACATTACCTTGATGGTGAATACGAGAGTAAGGTGAAGGTA is part of the Nematostella vectensis chromosome 13, jaNemVect1.1, whole genome shotgun sequence genome and encodes:
- the LOC5508059 gene encoding coactosin-like protein isoform X2, with protein sequence MVNVNKEQITEACVDIRNNDSENTWAVFTYDESNTICLHKSGKEYDEFLAEFDESDRAYAYVRIETGDELSRRAKFAFITWVGPSVSPLKKAKVSTDKAFVKQVLQNFAVEIQADDKSELQYDHVKSVVQKAGGANYGTGQ
- the LOC5508059 gene encoding coactosin-like protein isoform X1 encodes the protein MASGQVNKASVQDGYVDVRNDKTDTMWAVFTYDESNTICLHKSGKEYDEFLAEFDESDRAYAYVRIETGDELSRRAKFAFITWVGPSVSPLKKAKVSTDKAFVKQVLQNFAVEIQADDKSELQYDHVKSVVQKAGGANYGTGQ